The following coding sequences are from one Paracoccus alcaliphilus window:
- a CDS encoding YcbK family protein has translation MTTTFHGHWRNVPEGTWRWSNFSPAEIACRGTGKLVINAPALDKLQALRDRLGKPLIVRSAYRSPEHNRAVGGATRSKHLDGAAFDIAMANHDPVAFEAAAREVGFLGFGFYPRSGFMHIDLGPARQWGERFPVRETAFASETPPAREVLAESRTMKGGGAAGVATLGAAGVEVAQSVLAETQTAILPLVPYLDTLRWVFIAVALGGIAVTIYARLDDWRRGRR, from the coding sequence ATGACTACGACCTTCCACGGCCATTGGCGCAACGTGCCTGAGGGCACCTGGCGCTGGTCCAACTTCTCGCCCGCCGAGATCGCCTGCCGGGGCACCGGCAAGCTGGTCATCAACGCACCCGCGCTCGACAAGCTGCAGGCGCTCCGCGACCGCCTCGGCAAGCCGCTGATCGTCCGCTCGGCCTACCGCAGCCCCGAGCACAACCGCGCCGTCGGCGGCGCCACCCGCTCCAAGCACCTCGACGGCGCGGCCTTCGACATCGCCATGGCGAACCACGACCCGGTGGCTTTCGAGGCGGCGGCGCGGGAGGTCGGGTTCCTCGGCTTCGGCTTCTATCCGCGTTCGGGTTTCATGCACATCGACCTCGGGCCCGCACGGCAGTGGGGCGAGCGGTTCCCGGTCCGGGAGACGGCTTTCGCATCGGAGACTCCGCCTGCACGCGAAGTGCTGGCCGAGAGCCGCACCATGAAGGGTGGCGGCGCGGCTGGCGTGGCGACGCTGGGTGCCGCGGGCGTCGAGGTGGCGCAGAGCGTTCTCGCCGAGACCCAGACCGCCATCCTTCCACTGGTCCCGTATCTCGATACCCTGCGCTGGGTGTTCATCGCCGTGGCGCTCGGCGGCATCGCGGTCACGATCTACGCCCGCCTCGATGACTGGCGCCGGGGGCGGCGGTGA
- a CDS encoding DUF6127 family protein yields the protein MTPPRSEGFVRMPDAEFEAILTRAAEEGAKRALADVGLDGDEAALDIRDLRSLVDCIRLVRRTAMQTAVRMITTGVMLALLAGIAIKFKIFGGSP from the coding sequence ATGACACCACCCCGATCCGAGGGCTTCGTGCGCATGCCCGACGCCGAGTTCGAGGCAATCCTGACGCGGGCGGCCGAGGAAGGCGCGAAGCGCGCGCTCGCCGATGTCGGTCTCGACGGCGACGAGGCAGCCCTCGACATCCGCGATCTGCGCTCCCTGGTGGATTGCATCCGTCTGGTGCGGCGCACCGCGATGCAGACCGCCGTCCGCATGATCACAACCGGCGTCATGCTGGCGCTGCTCGCGGGCATCGCCATCAAGTTCAAGATCTTCGGCGGCAGCCCGTAG
- a CDS encoding SOS response-associated peptidase, which produces MCNLYKPRTTAAEIARLFSARDRTGNQPWPEDAYPDRLAPIIRNGDEGPEIVQARWGMPTPPRYLPASGRDSGVTNIRNVASPHWRRWLGPAHRCLVPIEAFSEPGRDRKPVWFEATDDAPMMFAGIEVRDWTSIRKVKDGETTDDLFGFLTCPPNAEVGAIHPKAMPVILRTPDEWSAWMSAPWDIAQALQRPLPDGSLKIV; this is translated from the coding sequence ATGTGCAATCTCTACAAACCGCGCACCACCGCCGCTGAGATCGCACGCCTGTTCTCGGCGAGGGACCGAACCGGCAACCAGCCGTGGCCCGAGGATGCCTATCCGGACCGGCTCGCCCCGATCATCCGCAACGGCGACGAGGGTCCCGAGATCGTGCAGGCACGCTGGGGCATGCCGACGCCGCCGCGATACCTGCCCGCATCGGGCCGCGACAGTGGCGTGACCAATATCCGCAATGTCGCCAGCCCGCACTGGCGCAGATGGCTGGGCCCCGCGCATCGATGCCTCGTGCCGATCGAGGCGTTCAGCGAACCGGGGCGCGATCGCAAGCCGGTCTGGTTCGAGGCGACCGATGACGCGCCGATGATGTTCGCCGGGATCGAGGTCCGCGACTGGACCAGCATCCGCAAGGTCAAGGATGGCGAGACCACCGACGACCTGTTCGGATTCCTGACCTGCCCGCCGAATGCCGAGGTCGGCGCGATCCACCCCAAGGCAATGCCGGTGATCCTGCGGACGCCCGACGAATGGTCCGCGTGGATGTCGGCGCCATGGGATATCGCCCAGGCATTGCAGCGGCCCCTGCCGGATGGATCACTAAAAATCGTCTAG
- the tnpA gene encoding IS66-like element accessory protein TnpA → MGVQLDGSIGVGVSRLEVIGGPSGRRRRTKAERARIAAESMMPGVTVADTARKHGTTRWQIYDWRKQIRKGNLVVPESVAALPFFAELVVDDRATEASAAVPGSDLEIVVGDIVIRAGPGVDEGQLTRAIRAARAAAS, encoded by the coding sequence ATGGGCGTCCAATTGGACGGCTCTATAGGCGTCGGGGTCTCGCGGCTTGAGGTGATCGGGGGGCCAAGCGGTCGTCGGCGGCGGACGAAGGCAGAGCGGGCGCGGATCGCGGCGGAGAGCATGATGCCCGGGGTGACGGTCGCAGATACTGCGCGCAAGCACGGCACGACCCGCTGGCAGATTTACGATTGGCGCAAGCAGATACGCAAAGGTAATTTGGTGGTGCCCGAAAGCGTGGCGGCCTTGCCGTTCTTCGCGGAACTGGTGGTTGATGACCGCGCGACTGAGGCTTCGGCGGCCGTCCCCGGGTCTGATCTCGAAATCGTGGTGGGCGACATCGTCATCCGCGCGGGTCCTGGTGTCGACGAGGGCCAACTGACCCGGGCAATCCGCGCGGCACGGGCAGCGGCGTCGTGA
- a CDS encoding N-acetylmuramoyl-L-alanine amidase → MTNAPVRFIVLHYSATYADQDLGVEDIRKMHLDRSWNDVGYHYIIKRDGTVQKGRADSVVGAHVAGHNTGSLGICCIGGLERATGPNVGVDNRTDAQKAATIRLVRDLLAKHPGAQVVGHRDLAPTLCPGFDVRSWWASVDTGSASTVTTPEIPPTIRRNSRGQHVMTAQRRMQARGYDVAPDGIFGPQTESATRQFQRANGLAADGIIGPKSWAVLLG, encoded by the coding sequence ATGACCAACGCACCGGTGCGCTTCATCGTGCTGCACTATAGCGCGACCTATGCCGATCAGGATCTGGGCGTCGAGGACATCCGCAAGATGCATCTCGACCGCAGCTGGAATGACGTCGGCTACCACTACATCATCAAGCGCGACGGCACCGTCCAGAAAGGCCGGGCCGATAGCGTCGTCGGTGCTCATGTCGCGGGCCACAATACCGGCAGCCTCGGCATCTGCTGCATCGGCGGGCTGGAGCGCGCCACCGGCCCGAATGTCGGCGTCGACAATCGCACGGATGCGCAGAAGGCGGCGACGATTCGGCTGGTGCGCGATCTGCTGGCCAAGCACCCCGGCGCCCAGGTGGTCGGTCACCGCGATCTCGCCCCGACGCTATGCCCCGGATTCGATGTGCGCAGCTGGTGGGCCTCGGTCGATACCGGCAGCGCCAGCACCGTCACCACCCCCGAGATCCCGCCGACGATCCGGCGCAACTCGCGCGGCCAGCACGTCATGACCGCGCAGCGTCGCATGCAGGCCCGGGGCTATGACGTGGCCCCCGATGGCATCTTCGGTCCGCAGACCGAAAGCGCCACCCGCCAATTCCAGCGCGCCAACGGTCTCGCGGCCGACGGCATCATCGGCCCGAAAAGCTGGGCCGTGCTGCTGGGCTGA
- a CDS encoding DUF1153 domain-containing protein has translation MFVKKTEGPRIVNLPDGSILTIADLPPVDTRWVASRKEIVVKAVAYGLISREEALRRYAISDEEFDSWCDAITRHGRAALKVTSLQRYREK, from the coding sequence ATGTTCGTGAAGAAAACCGAAGGCCCCCGCATCGTAAACCTGCCGGACGGCTCGATCCTGACGATCGCCGACCTGCCCCCGGTCGATACCCGCTGGGTCGCCAGCCGCAAGGAGATTGTGGTGAAGGCAGTCGCCTATGGGTTGATCTCTCGGGAAGAGGCCTTGCGCCGCTATGCCATCAGCGACGAAGAATTCGACAGCTGGTGCGACGCCATCACCCGACATGGCCGCGCCGCGCTGAAGGTGACTTCCTTGCAGCGATATCGTGAAAAATGA
- a CDS encoding fibronectin type III domain-containing protein, which produces MAIFSGIAKAVAFAVSYLSASAGVSALTAISWGYKAGVAAASLATAAAYSAVSRLLAPSVSIPTQEIQAVLEQTDAPRRVYVGRYLAGGIRALFDVNGGTLHQLVVVNHGRIDAFEHFWIDGEPVTINDTEVVSGEKAGYVFVTTRDGSGQGGNYPVLVERFPYWTADHRLQNQATFLVRSRAPGEDFMKVFPKASGTLYQWVIRGQRVYDPRTETSVWSDNAALVIAHYLTHPDGYRLDPSEVDWDSVEAMADWCDLPIPQRAGGTAPNMRLWGYWTLDEEPSQVLDRMRASSGISVYETQDGRIGLIGGPFGTPACTVTAKDIAQIQTSEAISEREGYNTLRVYHLSDAAKFEVAEVDTWRDSARLAQEGEIAQEMRLEMCPNTSQGRRRSKMQMHDDNRARVEIITDIVGLKARYPAAYGQRHTILLDYQPEDGGGRVIQGEYEVLDHEFDPKELQCRIALARVDRASENWNAATEEGDPPAEAETPASDPPPDIEAVLTQVITRITDTLSSAALQVTAVPVPDRDDLRIQARYRKVGDAAWINMIVTDFVARSSAVDDGAQYQAQVRFQGVFAGVDEWEDLGPILVTVNSTPPGQPSQLIPSNGSGYVHLSWRNPNSAFETIRIYRGTTTNPANASLIGTTGGVSGQISEYQDDTVSPATQYRYWVAAANASGIEGAWAGPATITTT; this is translated from the coding sequence ATGGCGATCTTTTCCGGCATTGCCAAGGCCGTCGCGTTTGCGGTCAGTTACCTGTCGGCCTCGGCGGGCGTATCCGCGTTGACCGCAATCTCATGGGGCTATAAGGCGGGCGTGGCGGCGGCCAGCCTCGCAACTGCTGCGGCGTATTCGGCGGTCTCGCGCCTGCTGGCCCCAAGCGTCAGTATCCCGACGCAGGAAATTCAGGCGGTTCTGGAGCAGACCGATGCCCCACGCCGCGTCTATGTCGGGCGCTATCTGGCGGGCGGCATCAGGGCGCTGTTCGATGTCAACGGGGGCACGCTGCATCAGCTTGTTGTCGTCAATCATGGACGGATCGACGCATTCGAGCATTTCTGGATCGACGGCGAGCCGGTGACGATCAACGACACCGAGGTCGTTTCGGGCGAGAAGGCGGGATATGTTTTCGTCACCACCCGCGACGGATCAGGTCAGGGCGGAAATTATCCGGTTCTGGTTGAGCGGTTCCCCTACTGGACTGCCGATCACCGGCTGCAAAATCAGGCGACCTTCCTTGTCCGCTCGCGCGCGCCGGGCGAGGATTTCATGAAGGTCTTCCCCAAGGCCAGCGGCACGCTCTATCAGTGGGTGATCCGTGGTCAGCGCGTCTATGACCCGCGCACCGAAACATCGGTCTGGTCCGACAATGCGGCGCTGGTCATCGCCCATTACCTGACCCACCCGGACGGCTACCGGCTGGATCCGTCCGAGGTGGATTGGGACAGTGTCGAGGCGATGGCCGACTGGTGCGATCTGCCCATCCCGCAGCGCGCGGGCGGCACGGCGCCGAATATGCGGCTGTGGGGATACTGGACGCTGGACGAGGAACCGTCGCAGGTGCTGGACCGCATGCGGGCCTCCAGCGGCATCAGCGTCTACGAGACGCAGGACGGGCGCATCGGCCTGATCGGCGGACCATTCGGCACCCCGGCTTGCACGGTGACGGCCAAGGACATCGCGCAGATCCAGACCAGCGAGGCGATCAGCGAACGCGAGGGCTATAACACCCTGCGGGTCTATCACCTGTCCGACGCCGCCAAATTCGAGGTGGCCGAAGTCGATACATGGCGGGACTCGGCCCGGCTGGCGCAGGAGGGCGAGATCGCGCAGGAGATGCGGCTGGAGATGTGCCCCAACACCTCGCAGGGGCGGAGGCGGTCCAAGATGCAGATGCACGACGACAACCGCGCGCGGGTCGAGATCATCACCGATATTGTCGGCCTGAAAGCCCGCTATCCCGCAGCATATGGCCAGCGCCACACGATCCTGCTGGACTATCAGCCCGAGGACGGCGGAGGTCGCGTCATCCAGGGCGAATACGAAGTGCTGGATCACGAATTCGACCCGAAAGAGCTGCAGTGCCGCATCGCGCTGGCGAGGGTGGACCGTGCGTCCGAGAACTGGAATGCCGCGACCGAGGAAGGCGATCCGCCAGCCGAGGCCGAGACTCCCGCCAGTGACCCGCCCCCCGATATCGAGGCGGTGCTGACGCAGGTCATCACTCGGATCACCGACACGCTGTCGTCAGCAGCCCTACAAGTCACCGCTGTTCCCGTCCCGGATCGCGACGACCTGCGCATTCAGGCGCGCTATCGCAAGGTGGGCGATGCGGCATGGATCAACATGATCGTGACCGATTTCGTCGCCCGATCCTCTGCGGTGGATGACGGCGCGCAGTATCAGGCGCAGGTCCGCTTTCAGGGTGTCTTTGCCGGGGTCGATGAATGGGAGGACCTCGGGCCTATTCTAGTCACGGTCAACAGCACCCCGCCCGGCCAGCCGTCGCAGCTGATCCCGTCGAATGGCTCGGGCTATGTTCATCTGTCGTGGCGCAACCCGAACAGCGCCTTTGAGACGATCCGCATCTATCGCGGCACCACGACCAACCCGGCCAACGCATCGCTGATCGGCACGACCGGCGGCGTGTCTGGCCAGATATCCGAATATCAGGACGATACGGTCAGCCCGGCCACGCAATACCGCTATTGGGTCGCAGCCGCGAATGCCTCGGGCATCGAGGGCGCGTGGGCTGGCCCGGCGACGATCACCACGACCTGA
- the tnpB gene encoding IS66 family insertion sequence element accessory protein TnpB (TnpB, as the term is used for proteins encoded by IS66 family insertion elements, is considered an accessory protein, since TnpC, encoded by a neighboring gene, is a DDE family transposase.): MFGQGGPVKVFVATRPVDFRKGIDGLALAVQEMFGMDPFCGAAFVFRAKRADRIKLLIWDQTGMVLVHKRLEGGKFVWPQVRDGVMRMSGAQFAALFEGVDWRLVRPERARRPLAAG; this comes from the coding sequence ATGTTCGGCCAGGGCGGCCCGGTGAAGGTCTTCGTGGCGACCCGGCCTGTCGACTTTCGCAAGGGGATCGACGGTCTGGCACTGGCGGTGCAGGAGATGTTCGGGATGGACCCGTTCTGCGGAGCCGCCTTTGTGTTCCGAGCGAAGCGGGCGGATCGGATCAAGCTCTTGATCTGGGATCAGACCGGGATGGTGCTGGTTCACAAGCGGCTCGAGGGCGGCAAGTTCGTCTGGCCACAGGTGCGCGACGGGGTCATGCGCATGTCCGGAGCGCAGTTTGCAGCGCTGTTTGAGGGCGTGGATTGGCGGCTGGTCCGACCCGAACGGGCGCGGCGCCCGCTGGCGGCGGGGTGA
- the tnpC gene encoding IS66 family transposase yields METADLARENALLKARLAEVEATLAETQEANRRLQDILHAAQREKFGKRSEKLSPDQFNLPLEDAEFAQGVLEAAQEKAEAAMQRARGETPRKPKRNRGHLPSHLPRVERVIEPASTLCPCGCGEMSRIGEDVSERLDVIPAQFRVLVTRRPKYACRRCSQAVAQAHAPEHVVPGGLPTELFIAWIIVSKFGDHLPFYRQAEIFKRQGIDLDRGTLGNWVGRACFHLMPVINQMRAHLRGADRIFVDETRAPVLEPGLKRTKSGFFWAVVSDDRGHGGAGPPIVLFHYAPGRGKAHPLNFLAGYHGRFLQCDAYQSYNAMTEIARDNGPWQLVYCWTHVRRRFVKRFESDGSPIAEEMLRQIALLYQIEKSVRSKEAAMRLAARREHSAPIIAALKPWLEAQLSRIPQKSQLAEDIRYSLAHWPGLIRFLEHGMLELDTNPVENQIRPIALTRKNALFAGNEVGAENWAMLASLVATCKMSDVNPVDYLAATLRAILDGHPQSGIEDLMPWRFNQPSSLAA; encoded by the coding sequence ATGGAAACAGCTGATCTTGCGCGCGAAAACGCCCTGCTGAAGGCCCGCCTCGCCGAGGTGGAGGCGACGCTGGCCGAGACGCAAGAGGCCAATCGGCGGCTGCAGGATATCCTGCACGCGGCGCAGCGCGAGAAATTCGGCAAGCGCTCCGAAAAGCTCTCGCCCGACCAGTTCAACCTGCCCCTGGAAGATGCCGAATTTGCTCAAGGTGTGCTCGAGGCAGCACAAGAAAAGGCCGAAGCGGCGATGCAGCGGGCGCGCGGGGAAACACCCCGCAAGCCCAAGCGCAACCGCGGGCATCTGCCGTCCCATCTGCCTCGGGTTGAGCGCGTGATCGAGCCTGCCAGCACGCTCTGTCCCTGCGGTTGCGGCGAGATGTCCAGGATCGGGGAAGACGTGTCCGAACGTCTCGACGTGATCCCCGCCCAGTTCCGGGTGCTGGTCACGCGGCGCCCGAAATACGCCTGCCGCCGTTGCTCGCAAGCTGTCGCGCAGGCCCATGCCCCCGAGCATGTCGTGCCCGGCGGGCTGCCCACGGAACTCTTCATCGCCTGGATTATCGTCTCGAAGTTCGGTGACCACCTGCCGTTTTATCGGCAGGCCGAGATCTTCAAGCGGCAAGGGATCGATCTGGACCGCGGCACACTCGGCAACTGGGTCGGGCGCGCCTGTTTCCACCTGATGCCCGTCATCAACCAGATGCGTGCCCATCTGCGTGGCGCAGACCGCATCTTCGTGGATGAAACCCGCGCGCCGGTGCTGGAACCGGGCCTGAAACGCACCAAGAGCGGATTCTTCTGGGCCGTCGTATCCGATGATCGCGGCCATGGCGGGGCTGGCCCACCCATCGTGCTCTTCCACTATGCCCCTGGCCGGGGTAAGGCGCATCCGCTGAACTTCCTCGCCGGATACCACGGCCGCTTCCTGCAATGCGACGCCTACCAGTCCTACAACGCGATGACCGAGATCGCGCGCGACAATGGCCCGTGGCAACTGGTCTATTGCTGGACCCATGTCCGCCGCCGCTTCGTAAAGCGCTTCGAGAGCGATGGTTCACCCATTGCCGAGGAAATGCTGCGCCAGATCGCGCTGCTTTATCAGATCGAGAAGTCCGTGCGGAGCAAGGAGGCCGCTATGCGCCTTGCTGCCCGGCGTGAGCATTCGGCCCCGATCATCGCGGCGCTGAAACCCTGGCTGGAAGCCCAACTCTCGCGCATACCGCAGAAATCCCAGCTTGCCGAAGACATCCGCTACTCCCTCGCGCACTGGCCCGGACTGATCCGCTTCCTCGAGCACGGCATGCTGGAACTCGACACCAACCCGGTCGAGAACCAGATCAGGCCGATTGCCCTGACAAGAAAAAATGCACTCTTCGCCGGGAATGAAGTCGGCGCCGAAAACTGGGCTATGCTCGCCTCGCTGGTCGCTACCTGCAAGATGTCCGACGTGAACCCGGTCGACTATCTCGCCGCCACACTGCGCGCCATCCTCGACGGTCACCCACAAAGCGGTATCGAAGACCTCATGCCATGGCGCTTCAACCAGCCGTCAAGCCTCGCAGCATAG
- a CDS encoding anti-phage dCTP deaminase — MFERNKQEEVAEDVRQTSVLEPELVFGLVGPLGSNIDATQEALMSELKKVGYSPILIHLTNDIKTIIPAIKEKRIKTYEQKINFMNEIVRNSGKEDFLARVAIAIIASKRVALNLTRSLTHRQAQDFQSPKTAYVIRQLKRRQEVSTLAKVYGKKFIQISIAVSEAEQRQAVLSIIGRERPELSQQQREDEARKLINRDRDESGVDYGQGIINIHHSGDVFVAGNSNEISVQISRFIEAFFGSNLISPTKDEFGSQLAKTASLRTLDLSRQVGAAIISSQGDVITLGCNEVPRPLGGNYWCDDNEPQRDIERGVEPNKLETTRLIHDFVHALSKLNVLKQRPDEVLKHEELSHVLKDAFVSDITEFGRITHAEMSALADAARLGRATSGATIYVTTFPCHNCAKHLIAAGIKRIVYIEPYTKSKALELSGDALTVSKSDVSKVVIEHFVGISPRRYSDIFSKTRKRRDDENKIKRWQFDDPTPMVDDKTGTHTLIEAQVLVGFDKLMNSVSEAMKVSS, encoded by the coding sequence ATGTTTGAGCGCAACAAGCAGGAAGAGGTAGCAGAAGATGTCCGTCAAACAAGTGTACTGGAGCCAGAACTGGTCTTTGGCCTAGTTGGGCCGCTCGGAAGCAACATTGATGCCACGCAAGAAGCGCTGATGAGTGAGTTGAAAAAAGTTGGATACAGTCCGATTCTAATTCATCTCACGAATGATATAAAAACCATAATACCGGCAATTAAGGAGAAGCGAATAAAGACGTACGAACAGAAAATAAACTTTATGAACGAAATAGTGCGCAATTCAGGCAAGGAAGATTTCCTAGCACGGGTCGCAATTGCCATTATCGCAAGCAAACGAGTTGCGTTAAACTTAACCCGGTCACTTACACATAGACAGGCACAGGATTTTCAATCACCAAAGACCGCATACGTGATTAGACAACTGAAGCGACGACAGGAAGTGTCAACACTAGCAAAGGTCTACGGAAAGAAATTTATTCAGATTTCAATAGCGGTATCGGAAGCCGAGCAACGGCAGGCGGTTTTGAGTATTATTGGCCGTGAAAGGCCTGAGCTTTCACAGCAACAAAGAGAAGATGAAGCGCGAAAATTAATAAATAGGGATCGGGATGAATCCGGAGTGGACTATGGGCAAGGCATAATTAATATACATCATTCCGGAGATGTATTTGTAGCTGGAAATTCTAACGAAATTTCCGTTCAAATTTCTCGATTTATAGAAGCTTTTTTTGGATCAAATCTTATAAGCCCCACAAAGGATGAATTTGGCAGTCAATTGGCAAAGACAGCTTCACTTAGGACGCTTGATCTAAGCCGACAGGTAGGCGCCGCAATCATTTCTTCACAAGGAGATGTAATCACACTGGGGTGCAACGAAGTTCCCCGCCCTTTGGGTGGCAACTACTGGTGCGACGACAACGAACCACAGCGAGACATCGAGCGGGGCGTCGAGCCAAATAAACTTGAGACGACCCGTTTAATTCATGATTTCGTGCATGCGCTTTCAAAATTAAATGTTCTTAAGCAGAGGCCGGACGAGGTCTTGAAGCACGAAGAATTATCCCATGTCCTTAAGGACGCATTTGTGTCAGATATAACGGAATTCGGGCGAATAACGCACGCAGAAATGTCGGCTCTGGCTGATGCTGCCCGCCTCGGAAGGGCCACCTCCGGAGCTACAATTTATGTAACCACATTTCCTTGCCACAATTGTGCCAAACATCTAATTGCGGCAGGCATTAAGAGAATTGTATATATTGAGCCTTATACAAAAAGTAAAGCTTTAGAATTAAGCGGGGACGCACTCACTGTGAGCAAAAGTGATGTCAGTAAAGTGGTGATTGAGCATTTCGTAGGCATATCTCCTAGAAGGTATTCCGATATATTTTCGAAGACAAGAAAGCGGCGCGACGACGAAAATAAGATTAAGCGTTGGCAGTTTGACGATCCAACCCCAATGGTCGACGACAAAACGGGGACGCATACGCTGATAGAAGCTCAAGTTTTAGTTGGATTTGATAAGCTAATGAATTCAGTTTCCGAAGCGATGAAGGTATCGTCTTGA
- the mnmA gene encoding tRNA 2-thiouridine(34) synthase MnmA, with product MSLNSLGFAKPPADTRVVVAMSGGVDSSVVAARLKAEGYDVIGVTLQLYDHGAALAKKGACCAGQDIHDARRVAERMGFPHYVLDYENRFRESVIDEFADAYLSGATPVPCIRCNERVKFRDLLATARDLDADCMATGHYIQRKDGPHRAELHMAADPNRDQSYFLFSTTQEQLDFLRFPLGHLASKAETRALAAEYGLPVADKPDSQDICFVPNGDYASVIEKLRPGAADPGDIVDMEGNVLGRHRGVIHYTIGQRRGLGIGGLGDPLYVVRLDPDLRHVVVGPKTALATTIVPVSEVNWLGDQPFEGEIPCLVRIRSTRPPRPAILRPIDATRAEVELLDAEEGVSPGQACVFYQQGSSRVLGGGWITLRRRRPA from the coding sequence ATGTCATTGAACAGCCTTGGTTTCGCCAAGCCCCCCGCCGATACCCGCGTTGTCGTGGCGATGTCGGGCGGTGTGGACAGCTCTGTCGTCGCGGCTCGGCTGAAGGCCGAAGGCTATGACGTGATCGGCGTGACCCTGCAACTTTACGATCACGGCGCGGCACTGGCGAAAAAGGGCGCATGCTGTGCCGGGCAGGACATTCACGACGCCCGCCGCGTGGCCGAGCGCATGGGGTTCCCGCATTATGTCCTCGACTATGAGAACAGGTTCCGCGAATCGGTGATCGACGAATTTGCCGATGCCTATCTGTCGGGCGCGACGCCGGTGCCCTGCATCCGCTGCAACGAGCGGGTGAAGTTCCGCGACCTGCTGGCCACCGCCCGCGATCTGGATGCCGATTGCATGGCGACCGGCCACTATATCCAGCGCAAGGACGGCCCCCATCGGGCAGAGCTGCACATGGCTGCCGATCCGAACCGCGACCAAAGCTATTTCCTGTTCTCGACCACGCAAGAGCAGCTGGATTTCCTGCGTTTCCCGCTTGGCCATCTGGCCAGCAAGGCCGAGACGCGGGCGCTGGCGGCCGAATACGGGCTGCCGGTGGCCGACAAGCCCGACAGTCAGGATATCTGCTTTGTTCCCAATGGCGATTATGCCTCGGTGATCGAGAAATTGCGCCCCGGCGCGGCCGATCCGGGCGATATCGTGGATATGGAGGGCAATGTCCTGGGCCGGCATCGCGGTGTGATCCACTATACCATCGGGCAACGCCGTGGTCTGGGGATCGGGGGGCTGGGCGATCCGCTCTATGTCGTGCGGCTGGACCCGGATCTGCGCCATGTCGTCGTCGGTCCGAAAACGGCGCTGGCCACGACCATCGTGCCGGTGTCTGAAGTGAACTGGCTGGGCGATCAACCGTTCGAGGGCGAGATCCCCTGTCTGGTCCGCATCCGCTCGACCCGGCCGCCCCGGCCCGCAATCCTGCGCCCCATCGACGCCACCCGCGCCGAGGTCGAATTGCTGGATGCGGAAGAGGGTGTCAGCCCCGGTCAGGCCTGCGTCTTCTATCAGCAGGGCAGCAGCCGCGTTCTGGGTGGCGGCTGGATCACGCTGCGTCGGCGGCGACCTGCCTGA
- a CDS encoding SufE family protein has product MATPAFEEIAETFDFLDDWEERYRHVIELGRAMPAMDPALQVPATKVEGCASQVWIMPVIEDGRFDFQGDSDAMIVRGLIAVLHALYSGVPVHQVGDIDAQAEMARLGLEDNLSSQRSNGLRAMIQRIRQVAADAA; this is encoded by the coding sequence ATGGCCACGCCCGCATTCGAAGAAATCGCCGAGACTTTCGACTTCCTTGACGACTGGGAAGAACGCTATCGCCACGTGATCGAGCTGGGCCGCGCGATGCCCGCGATGGACCCTGCCCTTCAGGTGCCCGCCACCAAGGTCGAGGGCTGCGCCAGCCAGGTCTGGATCATGCCGGTGATCGAGGATGGCCGCTTCGATTTCCAGGGCGACAGCGACGCCATGATCGTGCGCGGGTTGATCGCCGTGTTGCACGCGCTTTATTCAGGCGTCCCGGTGCATCAGGTCGGCGATATCGACGCGCAGGCAGAGATGGCGCGGCTGGGGCTGGAGGATAACCTGTCCTCGCAACGCTCGAACGGGTTGCGGGCGATGATCCAGCGGATCAGGCAGGTCGCCGCCGACGCAGCGTGA